AGCTGCCTGAGTTCTCACTAAGTCCTCACGCCAACTGCCTTGCCAACTGAACCGCTTCGCCCTGGGGGGATCGGGACTTCGGGAGGCAGGTAGCCAGCGTGTTCAGCGCGCGGTGATCCGAGAGCCTGCCCCGCCCCCCTCGCTCGGCTTCCGGCAGGTGCTCGGATCCGCCGCGCGCTCACGAGCTCTGAGCTTTATAGAGCACCCGGGAACGTCGCCGCCACAGCCATGGTATGTAGCGCGCGACTGGAGTCGGCCTGAGATTCCGAGCGTTCCTGTGCGTTTCTCATACTGCTCGTGCCGGCGTTGCAGGCGCTGACCGAGAGGCAGCCGCAGccggagaaggagaaggcgacGCTGCGGGCGAGGCCGATGTCGGGGAAGGCCGTTGTCATGCTGTGCGCCACCAGCTTCTTcgtcgggctgctgctcagcgGCCGTACGGGGCTTCTGACCCCGCCGTCGAGCGACCCCTCCGGTCACGGCTCCAGGATCCGTCTCTTCGAGGACGACTGCGACCAAAGCAGGCGTGTAAGTCTGTAAGCTCGCGATGAACGCTCATATATAGTATCGTAAAATTCTTTTTTTCTGGGCGCCCAACCATATGCACCATATGCTGCGCATGAAATGATTTAGTTTTTGCCCCCCTTTCAGAAGCTGGAGGGCAAACCGGACGACATCATGAAGGAGGTGTCAAGAACGCACCAGGCGATCCAGTGAGTCGTCCAGTATAGCCTTATTTCCTCACCTGAAATCAACGTTCCGGCCGTGCGTTGGGATGGGTCTTGACCACCGTCCATACGTGCACCGCCGCGTGCGTACGTACATGCCCATTGCCCAGGTCCCTGGACAAGTCGGTCTCGTCGCTGGAGATGGAGCTGGCCGTGGAGCGCGCCAGGCGGAACGGCGGGCTGGGCTTGGCGGCGCCGTCGCGGGGCCTCCCGAAGGCGTTCGCGGTGGTCGGCATCAACACGGCCTTCAGCAGCAAGCGGCGTCGCGACGCGCTGCGGGACACCTGGGTGCCCCGGGGCGGCGCGCTGCGGCGGCTGGAGAAGGACAGGGGCGTCGTGGTCCGTTTCGTGATCGGGCGCAGAGCGACGCCCGGCGGCGCGCTGGACCGCGCCGTCGACGCGGAGGCCGCGGCCACGGGGGACTTCCTGCGGCTGGCGGACCACGTGGAGGGCTACCACGAGCTGTCCGCCAAGACGCGGGCCtacttcgccgccgccgtcgccgcctgggACGCCGACTTCTACGTCAAGGTCGACGACGACGTGCACGTCAACCTGGGGATGCTGGCGGCCAGGCTCGCCGCGCACCGGGCCAGGCCCAGGGTCTACGTCGGCTGCATGAAGTCCGGCCCCGTCCTCTCGCAGAAGTAATTAAGCCATGATGTCCTTCTTGATTGGCTCCGATCAAGCATCGTGATTGTTCCGACGAAAAAACAAAATGGACGCCGCATGCAGGGGCGTGAAGTACCACGAGCCGGAGTACTGGAAGTTCGGCGACGAGGGGAACAAGTACTTCCGCCACGCCACGGGCCAGATCTACGCCATCTCCAGGGACCTCGCCTCCTACATCTCCATCAACCAGTAAGTTAGGCGTCTCCATCATAACTCATAGTATCTATGTGTCAGCGGCGTCGTCCCGGCCGTTTGGCGCgtgccgacggcgacggcgacggcgaccgacCATGTGCTGACGCGCGGCGAGAACGACGACGCGCAGGCCGATCCTGCACCGGTTCGCGAACGAGGACGTGTCGCTCGGCGCCTGGCTCCTCGGGCTGGAGGTCGAGCACGTCGACGACCGCAGCCTCTGCTGCGCCACGCCGCCAGGTGCACAGTAGCTTCTTGGCCACCTGATCTCGCCACGGCTGCTGAGCCCATGCACGCGGCGGCCGGGTGTGGCGCTGCTTGTTTTTGGCGCTCTTGATCGATGCTCACACTCGTGCAGACTGCGAGTGGAAGAAGCAGGCCGGGAACGTGTGCGCGGCGTCCTTCGACTGGTCGTGCAGCGGCATCTGCAAGTCGGCGGAGAGGATGAGGGCCATCCACAGCGCCTGCGGCGAGGGCGACGGCGCCGtctggagcgccgccgccgccgtctgatCCCGTCCCCGATGGACGATGGTCCTGCTCCACCAACTGTGCATGATGAGCACCAGCTACACCCTTTTTGGAAagtctttcttctttttgttcaGTCCATCTAGAATTTTCTGGAACTCCCGGGCGGAGGAAGCCATGGGGCGCTGTCTGAGAATTCAGGATCGCGTACGGTACGGTCTCATCATGTGCTAGGCAACAGACACAGGTGGTGGTTGCATCATGTTGCCTGCATGTGCTTGTGGAATCGATCGCAGGATCGTGTGCTGTTTAGCCTTTCAACATTGCAAGGGTACGAGCTCAATCGCACTCGATCTGGTAGGCGATTGCCTGCCTGTTGGTCCTGCCAGCCAATCGAATCGTGAAGTTTTTTCCTTCCCTTTCCAGGAATGGTGACCGTATCAAATGCCGAAGAGGCTGTACCAAATGGTCAATGTCTATAGCCTATAGGATTTGCCATCTCTTCAGGTCCCTCGCGGTCACGGATCACCCTACTTTTCTCCCACCGACTAGACGGCATATAACATTCCCGCTGGACAATGTTCATGGAAACCCGCCCGGATCAGTCTTCTGACCGGATATGTGAACAGTGAGGCCACGTCATCGCTTGAATTGCTTGACTGCCCCTTCGCCCGGTGCTCATGGCACGCTGTGTATCCACTACTATATTTTCACGGTGTCCACAAACGCAATCAACAAGTGTAGTGCGTTATGGTCAAACAATGCTCTTTTATTTACCGTAAATTAATTTACTGTTTGATTCAAGTTTTCAGCTCAGCATGATTGTGCTCGCATTTACGGAACACAGTGCGGAAATTGTTCTTTTACGAAGCGAAAGTGCGAGGTGTTGCAGTGTGTAttgaaataataataataataataaaagagCTGTTATGTACACTAGACGTTTCAGACAACAAAATCAAGCTAAAAACAGCTACCTTTTCCCATGTAAATGTCTGAGCGTAGCTGACTTGAGTGAGTATGAGCTGGAAAACAAAGGATGGCATTGCCTTTTTGTAAACCTGAATTTGCAAAGCATGGTGAATCGAGGATCCAGCACTTGTTTGGCATTTATTTTTGCCAATCTGTAGCATCTCCTCCCATCGCAGTAGGGCGGAGCACCTCTGAATGCCATTGTCAATCTGTTTCCCGCTGTCATGACTCGGAAAATGGGCTGTTTGAATCGATGCTCTGATTATCCAGGCCGTAGTTTGACGCGGCCTACTACAATTTTGGTCCATGAATGGTTTCACCCTGAGATCCTGGATTTTAGCTACAGCAATGTTGTTTTGAACCGTGCATCCAAATTTGAACCGTGCAAGGCAAGATCTGGTGTCTCCGTGTCAGGCTGTCAGCACTCAGCAGTGGGGATCAGCTGAGTCACAGGTCTCTGAATGCACATGGACACAATCGCAACAGTTAAAACAAGGCCGCGTGCATCCATATCCGACCGTCTATTTACATCTCTCAACTTCATCGTACCACTCATTTCACTGCCCCTCGTACTGATGCAAAAAAGGATAAATCGTTACAGCTCATCAGCCTCCCTCCGGGCTCCGGCGAACGGCCGGCCGGGTCAGTCCCACACGATCGCAGACTTGACCATCTCGCTGTGCGGCGCCAGTCCTCCCCTCGAGACCGGCCGGGAAGGAGGCGCCGCCATTGGCGCCAGGTAGTTGCCCACCCTGACGTACCCGCCGCGCGCGTCGTACCGCCCGGCATGgtgcggcgcggccgccggcgccggcgtgtaCTGGTGCTGGTACTGGTGGAAGCTGTTCGAATGCAGCAGGaggcggcccgcgccgccggcgtggctcGGCGAGCCGCCCACGTAGcccggcacgccgccgccgtccgccgcgtgctgctgcaggtgctgcgccgccgcgtccagggCGCCGAGGTTCGGCGTGCTCCGCACGCGCTGCATCCCGAGGCCGAGGACGGCGTTGGCGCGCGGCGAGTTGCCCGCGGAGACGGCGCCGTGCGGCTGGGCCGGGAACGGCGGGCTCCCGTCCGGCGAGACGGGCACGGTGGCCACGTAGCGCTCCGCCTGGAAGTGGTGGTGcgggtgctgctgctggtggtggtggaggtgctgCGGGTGGAGGCGCGACAGGCCGGCGTGGCGGGCAGGCGCGGCGGCCGacaggagcggcgcggcgggctgcGGCGCGAAGACGTAGACGCGGAAGCGCGGGGACGCGGTCGGCGACCGCTTGGCCTCGAGGCGGTCGTACTCCTCCAGCATGTGGACCAGGTCCTGGTCGCAGGTGACGGAGACGAGCACGTCGAGGTCCTCGGCGAGGGAGAGGAGCTGGTACTTGATCGCGGCCACTTCCGTCTTGAACATCTCCTCgaccttcttcttcatctctGAAAGAAAGAATTGAGGATCTGAgcgccgacgacatcaattgAGGTATCAACGCGCAGGGATGGGGAACGCACCGCGGAAGGGGATGGATCGGGGCACGGGGAGGACGCGGGTTTCCCCGCCGACGTACTTGAGGACGCCGTCGTGCGGGCGGGGCACGATGCGGCCGCCGAAGCTGCAGAGGATCTTGATGCGGCCCCCGCGTGGGCCCCTGCCGCCGCAGGCGCAGGTCGGCGAGAGATGCTCGTCGTCCGTGGTGGTGCCCTCGGactccgtcgtcgtcgccgtcggcggcgcgcCCACCGCGTCTTCTACCTCCGCCATGGTCCGGCTCCACTCAACCCTCGCTCGACGGGGGCAAGCGGAAGCAGAGCACGCGAGGAGGAAGATCGCCGAGTAACGGAGACCTGCGCAAGAAACCGCCGCACGCTTCATCAGCCTGCCTGCCCCCAAACCACCCTCGAGAACGAATCCTAAAAGCAAACACGATTGGTGGAGTAACTCAGAGCACCCAACAACACGAAAGATTCAACTTTTTTTTCCTGACTGATGAAAATAATGAACCCACATCTTGGGAACAGGCCCGCCTGACCAAGCGAATGCGAGACGAACGAACGCCACCAGAacggcgagagagggagggaagcaaATCTTTCTCCGCGACTAGGGAAAAGAGGATTCCGAAAGCAACAACCACTTCGCCGTCAAGCGTGCGGACACGAAAACGCCCCACGAATTCAAGAGCAAGAGGGGTGGTGACTGGTGAGCGATCAGCCGCGCCCGTCAAGTCAGTTGGGCGACATGCCATGAGATGCCAGCCTTGCAAGTtatggcctccgccgccggcattATCCCCAGAACAAACTAGCGGGAAAAAAAAAGTTCCATTTTTTTATTCTCGAGGGAAAGGAATCGGAACGCGCCGGACCAGCCAACCTGCTAGTGCTATCGGATGACGGATGGGATGGAGGCGATAAACCGCCTGGCTGACAATGACCTAGAAGATTCGGGCAAATCCGGATGAGCAGCCGGACGCATCGGCAGATCGGAGGAACGAGCGAAGCAAATCGAATTGGGGGTGGGGAAGAAGCATCAGCAGCGAGCGAGGAAGGAGAGCAAGACTGACTCACCGAAGGGAACAGGAGGGACGGCGGACTCggacccggccggccggcggcgaggcggcgacgcgggcggcgggcgagcagCCACCGGATCGAACTGATCGGCAGCGACGAAAGGGGGAAGAAGGCGAGCGACCCCCGGGGAAACCTAGCAGAACTAGTTTATTCGTCCGGGGCCGATCGATCCTCCACCCCGGGCCGACTGATCAACCGTCGCCTCCCCGGCGGGCGTGGCCGGATTTAGGGAGGACCCTGGCGGGGGCTGCTCCTGGGTTCGTGGACCAGCCCGCTCAGCCCGCTCAGCCCGCCTATTTAAGGATGGATCCGGATGCCTAAACATCTGAATTATTCGTATTAAATGTAAATATGTATATCTGTATCTGTATTCGAATTTAATATGGATGCATCCGAATTCGATTTTAAGaatttttctctatccgattctaTATTTGTATTCGAAGAATATCCGATCACATCCGTATCCGCAAAGAAAAGTGACTAGTGAGACAATCTTAAACTTATCTTTATACCTATTACTTAATGATGTAtactatttaaattatttagaaggctagataactaataatatatttattaaaattagtaatgatataacaattaactttaactatttaatatatttatttcatgattaaaattatttaatacgagtcaaattaattgtttatttaatgataaaatcttttttatatcttaattattaagtatttaaatatttatttattttacatttataattagtattatataattaatataaaagctatgcatagataattatattctttttttattagctatctcCTAATCCTTTACTCCTTATttgtataatgattttgatcTACTATAAAATTGTTGACAAAATAAATTGATACTCATGATAGCTCTATTTTCAAATCGAGAAGGTATCTGGATCGTATCCGAATTCGAACTATCCATTTTGTATTCGTATCTGATGAGATCCGCATTCGTATTCATATCCGGATTAAAATGTAGTAAAAAGTGACATCCGGGTCGGATCctatccgaatccatccttacgcATATTCTCGGGGGTGTGGTGGGGCGGGCGCTCTTGCGGGCGTGAGccttagggcctgtttggttcgTTGCTTAGCGGAGCCAGGCTCGCACGGAGTCAGCCAGGCCAGCTTTGCCCAGACCGTGTGCATGCGACAACaccttgtttggttacctgAGTCATTTCAGCCAGGCCAGTAGCAGCTGTTGTTTGGTTCATCGCGTCCATGTATCTCTATCTCACGAACCGTGCAAGGATTCAGGCTCACTTGCACCAAGTGAGACAGGCCCGGTAGATACAGCCGATTTCTGCGTTTCTGCAGAGCCTGGCTACGAGGGGAATCTTGCACGCGCGGAGCTAGGTCCGACAGACACGCAAACCAAACAAACATCTGCTCTTGCACGCGTAGAGCTTGGCTGAGTGCTGAtgtaggcaaccaaacaggcccttagtCTCTCCTCCCTCGGTCCCTCCCCTCCGCGGCGCGGACGCGGAGGACTGCCTGGCGGACACTCGCTCGCAGCCGCCCGCGAGCCGGGTTGTAAAATAAGGAGGCGGCGCACCCGCCTGGCCGcgggcggggcggacgcgcCCGGTCGGTCGGGGTGCCGCGAATATTCGCGGGTAGGCGGCTCGCTTGGTGGGGTTGCGTCTCGTCTCGTCTTCCGCTTGGGATTGACTGCTACTAGTTCAGTCTGGGCGTGGCGCGACGGCTGTGACTCCGCTCGCCCGGAGCGCACGCTTGGGGGCAACGGCAAATCGTTGGGTGCAGCCATCGCGTAGATTTATTTGTACTAGAGCCTTGATTAGCTTGATTAGATATTTACATGTAAACCcggtaaacgcaaaaaaaaacatcacatcgaatattgggacacatgcatggagtactgaatgaaatatatttacaaatttttttgcatgaaagagttgtaaatcgcgagatgaatctaatgagcctacttaatttatgatttgcaacagtgatgctacaataacaatccgctaattatggattaatcatagattaattagcatcattagattcgtctcgcgatttacaacccatctatacaaaaaattttgtaaatagacttcatttagtactttaaattagcaaTTAGCAAGattacaaaataaaatttttacatgtaaaaaactaaacacggcctaataCTAGTTTTTTTTCCGCGCCGCGTTTTGTTCGGGGGTGCCCTCGGCGGCCGTGAGTTGAACGTGTCCACGTCCTGGGGAGGAGGGCGCTGACGCCGCATCGGTGCGCATCCGGGCGCGTGCCGTGTGCTTGGCGACGGTGGTCGGCTGGTCTGGTCGGCACAACGGCACCCGCGCGGAAGTCATCAACAGCCGTTTGTTCCAAGGCACTTGACGGCGACACTCTCTGGTCCGGTCCGGCCGCCAGCCCGCGTCCCCGGCCGTTTGCCATCGTCAACGATGGCCCCGGCAGGGCCAGCAGTcttaaaataaaatgaaaaatcagAGTAACAATAAATCACAGGTCTTTTTGTCTCACGTAGTAGTATTTGCCTAGGGCCAGCTGCTGAAACGTTTGCATCTGCGGGTGGAGTTCGTTTGCAGGACAAATCCAAGCGATGTTTATGTACGTGTATATTATATATGTTAATATTTTTTATGAGACGGgtgttaatatttttttttgaatatgcAGGAGAGTGCCGAATCATCTATCtatatattattttaaaataatagtgttaaaagaagccgcCACGATCACCAAGAGGACCCAGAGATTTCCACGTTAAtttaaaaaagagaaggatttgcaccgttggattttatgaagatctgaTGGTCTAAAAaactcaagagtccatatcaaatataattaataaatagctaattttggaatttaaaaataaggaaattagaaTATGATGGAAGAGTCCATGCCCAATGCAATTACTAAATAGTTAAATTCgaaattaaaaaattaaggaaATTAATAATCAGCCAAATAGTCCATTTCAAATATAATTAGTAAATAGATAATTTCGGAATTTAAAAATAATGAAATTATAACATGACCGAAGAGTTCATGAtcaatacaattactaaatagttAAATTCAGAATTAAAAAATAAGGTAATTAATAGTTGGCCAAAGAGTCTATATCAAATATAAtcaataaatagctaatttcagaatttaaaaataacaaaattatAACAGGATAAGATGTGAGGAGAGGGAGCGAGATTGTCGGGTTGAGTTGGTGGAGTTCACCGCATCCGAGCTGATCATATGCGCCGGTCGATGTTCTGTGATAAATGTACTATGTCAATACCAAACTGACATGCTAGAACAAGAGATGCCCACGACTGCTGCACCATATATGGTGCTTGATTGGTGGTGATAGCACTCATGCTCAGATATTGGTGACATGTCTTTTGTTTTGATCATCGTTGTCGGCGTCCGGACCTCGCGGTatagcaccaactagtaataATGTTGCGTGTCCCAGTCtttagatggttgatgcaagagaaaacacaatgacaccgaatttatcctggttctggccgacgaggccgtacgtccagcagcgAGGgaggcactgtattatcttgctcCGGGTGCTTGCAGTAGGGGGTATAAGCttgagcgagagagggagagaagctcccaagtccctgGTCGTAGGGGTGTtggtgattgaggcgagtgccaatatcgggtgaAGTGAGTGCGAGCGTGTGTGAACCTGTCCTGCTCGTGTGCTcctccccccttttatagactcaAGGAGGGAGGGATTACATGCGTGCGTAATTTCCGGGGCCATCCctttctccccgaatcggggggaGAACAGTAGGTTGTTCCTGTCGCTGAGCGCTGTGGTGCATGGCGCTGGGCACGATCATCGTCGTCCTTGTGAATCCTTCGACTGTGCCCGGGACGCGTCCGCGTCCTGTTGTGCCAGTAGAAGCCGTGGCGGTTGTTGTAGAGGTATGCGGTGCACCGCGTCAGATCAGGTGGGGCCTCAAGGGTGCTGCGGTCTTGCCCCGGTCAAGGGCCGTACCGCGTCCGAGGGTCGTCACCCATGCCTGCCGAGGGTCCTGCGGAGGGGAGAGTACAGGGGGTAGGCGGCACAGTGGCGGGGCGGTATCAGGCAAGTCCGCACAGTGCTCCGCACTGTGCCGGAAATAATAGCATAGTGACCGGGGCAGGCTGACGGGACGCCGGTCATGTCCGCTGTGTTGCGTGATGGCCGACGCCAGCTGACGCCGCCTGACTCCGTCTGACTCACGCCCATGTCGTGGGGTGGTTGGTGAATAAATGCGTCCCGTCCCGTCGAGTGGTTGGGCCACTGCCATAGTCTGTCGAGGGGggtctcgagcgaggcagaaCTTCCCCTCGC
The nucleotide sequence above comes from Panicum virgatum strain AP13 chromosome 3K, P.virgatum_v5, whole genome shotgun sequence. Encoded proteins:
- the LOC120698613 gene encoding probable beta-1,3-galactosyltransferase 8 yields the protein MALTERQPQPEKEKATLRARPMSGKAVVMLCATSFFVGLLLSGRTGLLTPPSSDPSGHGSRIRLFEDDCDQSRRKLEGKPDDIMKEVSRTHQAIQSLDKSVSSLEMELAVERARRNGGLGLAAPSRGLPKAFAVVGINTAFSSKRRRDALRDTWVPRGGALRRLEKDRGVVVRFVIGRRATPGGALDRAVDAEAAATGDFLRLADHVEGYHELSAKTRAYFAAAVAAWDADFYVKVDDDVHVNLGMLAARLAAHRARPRVYVGCMKSGPVLSQKGVKYHEPEYWKFGDEGNKYFRHATGQIYAISRDLASYISINQPILHRFANEDVSLGAWLLGLEVEHVDDRSLCCATPPDCEWKKQAGNVCAASFDWSCSGICKSAERMRAIHSACGEGDGAVWSAAAAV
- the LOC120698614 gene encoding uncharacterized protein LOC120698614 isoform X2, which encodes MAEVEDAVGAPPTATTTESEGTTTDDEHLSPTCACGGRGPRGGRIKILCSFGGRIVPRPHDGVLKYVGGETRVLPVPRSIPFREMKKKVEEMFKTEVAAIKYQLLSLAEDLDVLVSVTCDQDLVHMLEEYDRLEAKRSPTASPRFRVYVFAPQPAAPLLSAAAPARHAGLSRLHPQHLHHHQQQHPHHHFQAERYVATVPVSPDGSPPFPAQPHGAVSAGNSPRANAVLGLGMQRVRSTPNLGALDAAAQHLQQHAADGGGVPGYVGGSPSHAGGAGRLLLHSNSFHQYQHQYTPAPAAAPHHAGRYDARGGYVRVGNYLAPMAAPPSRPVSRGGLAPHSEMVKSAIVWD
- the LOC120698614 gene encoding uncharacterized protein LOC120698614 isoform X1 codes for the protein MKRAAVSCAGLRYSAIFLLACSASACPRRARVEWSRTMAEVEDAVGAPPTATTTESEGTTTDDEHLSPTCACGGRGPRGGRIKILCSFGGRIVPRPHDGVLKYVGGETRVLPVPRSIPFREMKKKVEEMFKTEVAAIKYQLLSLAEDLDVLVSVTCDQDLVHMLEEYDRLEAKRSPTASPRFRVYVFAPQPAAPLLSAAAPARHAGLSRLHPQHLHHHQQQHPHHHFQAERYVATVPVSPDGSPPFPAQPHGAVSAGNSPRANAVLGLGMQRVRSTPNLGALDAAAQHLQQHAADGGGVPGYVGGSPSHAGGAGRLLLHSNSFHQYQHQYTPAPAAAPHHAGRYDARGGYVRVGNYLAPMAAPPSRPVSRGGLAPHSEMVKSAIVWD